A region of Pseudoxanthomonas sp. CF385 DNA encodes the following proteins:
- a CDS encoding NAD(P)/FAD-dependent oxidoreductase encodes MQETTYDVIVVGAGFAGVACAQALARHGARVCVIDRKRDLGERLHTTGILVAEALHHPCLAGLPAALVRAVPHARLYAPSLRSVLLAAPGYRFYTTDTPALMRWLGEGLVQRGIALRLGTPFRDGVREGAHWRLPGIGRTRWLVGADGAKSRVAARLGLGQVDRWLQGVEHEFDGVALREPDALHCFISKRYAPGYIGWVAQTPTGVQAGLARRHLPGSTAVPDIDGFLRHTAAMTGLPASRRPDSIRAGLIPCGGPVHLRQRGRVLLAGDAAGMVSPVTAGGIHAGLRHGSAVGEAMARRLQHPGEGDVHVATDAVPAFRTKRALRWAFDHAQFDAPFDLALRTPFMRRLAEQLYFHQRGHGVPEPDTGVPVQHD; translated from the coding sequence ATGCAGGAAACGACTTACGACGTCATCGTGGTGGGCGCCGGCTTCGCCGGTGTCGCCTGTGCGCAGGCGCTCGCACGGCACGGCGCACGCGTCTGCGTGATCGACCGCAAGCGCGACCTGGGCGAACGCCTCCACACGACCGGCATTCTCGTCGCCGAAGCCCTGCATCATCCCTGCCTCGCCGGACTGCCCGCCGCGCTCGTGCGCGCCGTGCCGCATGCGCGGCTGTACGCGCCCAGCCTCAGGAGCGTGCTGCTCGCCGCACCGGGCTACCGTTTCTACACCACGGACACACCCGCCCTGATGCGTTGGCTTGGCGAAGGCCTCGTGCAGCGCGGCATCGCACTGCGCCTGGGTACCCCGTTCCGCGATGGGGTGCGCGAAGGCGCGCACTGGCGGTTGCCGGGCATCGGTCGGACGCGCTGGCTGGTCGGCGCGGATGGCGCCAAGTCGCGAGTGGCTGCGCGCTTGGGATTGGGACAGGTGGACCGCTGGCTGCAGGGCGTCGAACACGAATTCGATGGCGTGGCCCTGCGCGAGCCGGATGCCCTGCACTGCTTCATCAGCAAGCGGTACGCGCCGGGTTACATCGGTTGGGTGGCGCAGACCCCGACCGGTGTGCAGGCCGGACTGGCGCGCCGGCATCTGCCCGGCTCGACCGCCGTGCCCGACATCGACGGCTTCCTCCGCCATACCGCCGCCATGACCGGACTCCCGGCATCGCGGCGTCCGGACAGCATCCGCGCCGGCCTGATCCCCTGCGGCGGACCGGTCCATCTCCGGCAGCGGGGCCGCGTCCTGCTCGCCGGCGATGCGGCGGGCATGGTGTCGCCGGTCACCGCCGGCGGCATCCACGCCGGGCTGCGCCATGGCAGCGCGGTGGGCGAGGCCATGGCGCGCCGCCTGCAGCACCCCGGCGAGGGCGATGTCCACGTCGCGACGGATGCCGTGCCGGCCTTCCGGACCAAGCGCGCGCTGCGCTGGGCCTTCGACCACGCGCAGTTCGATGCGCCATTCGACCTGGCGCTGAGGACGCCCTTCATGCGGCGCCTCGCCGAGCAGCTGTACTTCCACCAGCGCGGCCATGGGGTTCCGGAGCCGGACACGGGCGTTCCCGTGCAGCACGATTGA
- a CDS encoding ferredoxin--NADP reductase has product MSSAFGTETVLDVRHWTDAYFSFTTTRDDGFRFENGQFVMIGLEVDGKPLLRAYSIASANWEEQLEFFSIKVANGPLTSRLQHIKPGDRVLIGRKPTGTLLISDLHPGRHLYLLGTGTGLAPWLSVIKDPETYERFDKVILTHGVRSVDDLAYRDYFEKELPQHEFLGETIREKLLYYPAVTREDFPNRGRLTDLMASGEMMETLGIEALDAEHDRAMICGSPQMLADFRTLLDGRGFTAAPRIGTAGQYVFERAFVEK; this is encoded by the coding sequence ATGTCCTCCGCGTTCGGCACCGAAACGGTGCTCGATGTCCGTCACTGGACGGACGCCTACTTCAGCTTCACCACCACCCGCGACGACGGCTTCCGCTTCGAGAACGGCCAGTTCGTGATGATCGGCCTGGAAGTGGACGGCAAGCCGCTGCTGCGCGCCTATTCGATCGCCAGCGCCAACTGGGAAGAGCAGCTCGAGTTCTTCAGCATCAAGGTGGCCAACGGCCCGCTGACCTCGCGCCTGCAGCACATCAAACCCGGCGACCGCGTGCTGATCGGGCGCAAGCCCACCGGCACCCTGTTGATCAGCGACCTGCACCCCGGCCGCCACCTGTACCTGCTGGGTACCGGCACGGGCCTGGCGCCCTGGCTGTCGGTGATCAAGGACCCGGAAACCTACGAGCGCTTCGACAAGGTGATCCTGACCCATGGCGTGCGCAGCGTGGACGACCTCGCCTATCGCGACTATTTCGAGAAGGAACTGCCGCAGCATGAGTTCCTCGGCGAGACCATCCGCGAGAAGCTGCTGTACTACCCCGCCGTGACCCGCGAGGATTTCCCGAACCGCGGGCGCCTGACCGACCTGATGGCCAGCGGCGAGATGATGGAGACGTTGGGTATCGAGGCGCTGGACGCGGAACACGACCGCGCCATGATCTGCGGCAGTCCGCAGATGCTGGCCGACTTCCGGACACTGCTCGATGGCCGCGGTTTCACGGCCGCGCCGCGCATCGGCACGGCGGGACAGTACGTGTTCGAACGCGCCTTCGTGGAGAAGTAG
- a CDS encoding TlpA disulfide reductase family protein translates to MMHRLWLAALLAVSSCAHAAESVPQPGIGETPPPIGLKDRGGNVVDLGALQGKLVVVTFWASWCGPCRRELPMLAKVQEIVGREHLEVIAINFKEPRRDFNAVLRANKDQHLTFVHDERGVVSDRYGVTALPNMFIIGQDGVIVQRHRGYSENVLQSFMQELLELLPEEALQREVQAP, encoded by the coding sequence ATGATGCATCGCCTGTGGCTGGCAGCCCTGCTGGCCGTGAGTAGCTGTGCCCACGCCGCCGAATCGGTGCCGCAGCCCGGGATAGGCGAAACGCCACCCCCGATAGGCCTGAAGGATCGCGGCGGCAACGTCGTCGACCTCGGCGCCCTGCAGGGCAAGCTGGTGGTGGTGACGTTCTGGGCGTCGTGGTGCGGACCCTGTCGCCGCGAACTGCCGATGCTGGCCAAGGTGCAGGAGATCGTGGGTCGCGAGCACCTGGAAGTCATCGCGATCAACTTCAAGGAGCCACGGCGCGATTTCAACGCCGTCCTGCGCGCCAACAAGGATCAGCACCTCACCTTCGTGCACGACGAGCGGGGCGTGGTCAGCGATCGCTATGGCGTCACCGCCCTGCCCAACATGTTCATCATCGGCCAGGACGGCGTGATCGTGCAGAGGCATCGCGGCTATTCGGAGAATGTCCTGCAGTCCTTCATGCAGGAACTGCTCGAGCTGTTGCCGGAAGAAGCGCTGCAACGCGAAGTCCAGGCACCGTGA
- a CDS encoding alpha/beta hydrolase-fold protein produces MTPSRPGAGLLLLLFVATAMLGACLPGGGDARAPIPQALVPADGPASRLVVVLPGRGDDIAALRASGIAPAVQAAWPDADVMLTGLGFAYYMQGRAPQRLHQEVIGPARQRGYREVWLVGASMGGMGSLMYDRAYPGEADGLILLAPYLGKRSLIDEIRAAGLARWQPGPAPAEVDADNYQRELWRHLQSWQHDAGRTGSVWLGYGAQDRLAGAMPPLAELLPEDHVVVVEGGHAWKVWSPLTQRMLAAAGPARLDQRSP; encoded by the coding sequence GTGACGCCTTCCCGTCCAGGCGCAGGCCTGCTTCTCCTGCTGTTCGTCGCCACGGCCATGCTCGGTGCCTGCCTGCCGGGAGGCGGGGATGCGCGCGCGCCGATACCGCAGGCGCTGGTGCCCGCCGACGGACCGGCCAGCCGCCTGGTCGTGGTGCTGCCCGGCCGCGGTGACGACATTGCCGCCTTGCGTGCCAGCGGCATCGCGCCTGCGGTGCAGGCCGCATGGCCGGACGCGGACGTGATGCTGACGGGCCTCGGATTCGCGTACTACATGCAGGGCCGCGCGCCGCAACGCCTGCACCAGGAAGTGATCGGGCCGGCCCGCCAGCGCGGCTACCGCGAGGTCTGGCTGGTGGGCGCCTCCATGGGCGGGATGGGCAGCCTGATGTACGACCGCGCCTACCCCGGTGAGGCGGACGGGCTGATCCTGCTGGCGCCGTATCTGGGAAAGCGGTCGCTCATCGATGAGATCCGCGCTGCCGGCCTGGCGCGGTGGCAGCCCGGGCCCGCACCCGCCGAAGTGGACGCCGACAACTACCAGCGCGAGCTCTGGCGCCACCTTCAGTCATGGCAGCACGACGCAGGACGTACGGGTAGCGTGTGGCTGGGCTATGGCGCACAGGACCGACTCGCGGGCGCCATGCCGCCGCTGGCGGAGCTGCTGCCGGAAGACCACGTGGTCGTGGTGGAAGGAGGCCACGCATGGAAGGTGTGGTCGCCCCTGACGCAACGCATGCTCGCTGCGGCGGGTCCTGCGCGATTGGATCAGCGCTCGCCGTAG
- a CDS encoding glutathione peroxidase: MTTAYDFSAQDIDGRERSLSEYQGKALLIVNVASKCGFTPQYTGLEALWREFGPQGLVVLGFPCDQFGHQEPGDEAEIRSFCSLNYDVTFPMFAKVDVNGDAAHPLWKWLKQEKSGLLGISAIKWNFSKFLVGRDGRVLKRYAPTDTPESLAGDVRSALA; encoded by the coding sequence ATGACCACTGCCTACGACTTTTCCGCCCAGGACATCGACGGCCGCGAGCGGTCGCTCTCGGAGTACCAGGGCAAGGCGTTGCTGATCGTCAACGTCGCGTCCAAGTGTGGCTTCACCCCGCAGTACACCGGACTGGAAGCCCTGTGGCGCGAGTTCGGCCCGCAGGGGCTGGTGGTGCTGGGCTTCCCCTGCGACCAGTTCGGCCACCAGGAGCCGGGCGACGAAGCCGAAATCCGCAGTTTCTGCTCGCTCAACTACGACGTGACGTTCCCGATGTTCGCCAAGGTCGACGTGAACGGCGATGCCGCGCATCCGTTGTGGAAATGGCTGAAGCAGGAGAAGAGCGGGCTGCTGGGCATCAGTGCGATCAAGTGGAACTTCAGCAAGTTCCTGGTCGGTCGCGATGGCCGGGTGCTCAAGCGCTACGCCCCTACCGATACGCCGGAATCCCTCGCGGGCGACGTCCGCAGCGCGCTCGCGTGA
- a CDS encoding amidohydrolase family protein: MKPVLAFCCALLLAPSAMAAETLKYVALVDGGKKAGEQTVTTGDDGVTRVDFIFKDNGRGPELKEEYRLGADGTFQRYQVKGVSTFGAPVDETFSRDGDRGQWKSTSDSGTHAFTGTALYTPLGGTPATTSVALAALAKRPDGRLPLVPSGTLTQRKLASMDIRSGAQSRTVDLLALTGIGFTPSFVWVTRDAEPRMFAFIYPGFLQLIEDGWQGSANALETRQKTAEREALVAMQQRLAHPLPGTTLIRNARVFDSERAVLGAASDVVVRDGRILSVSPVGGSKVAADAVVDAGNRVLLPGLFDMHAHVGGWDGGLQIAAGVTSVRDMGNDNGTLQELIGQEKDGSLLLPRIIPAGFIEGEGEHSARNGFVVKDLAGAKRAIDWYADHGYPQIKIYNSFPKAILRDTTAYAHQRGLRVSGHVPAFLRAQDVVEQGYDEIQHINQLLLNFFVTPETDTRTLARFYLVAEKTDGLDLDSKPVQDFIAELAKKQIVIDPTLATFEFFHQREGQLSPIVADIADHLPPDVQRGRRAAEMDIKDDETGARYKRSFDKLVEFTGRMYRAGVPIVAGTDELPGFTLQRELELYVQAGLTPAQVLQVATWNGAKYSRTLEEAGSITPGKRADLVLVDGDPTTDIADVRKLALVIKGGQAYYPAEIHEALGIGPFTTPVKLQPVR, encoded by the coding sequence GTGAAGCCTGTCCTTGCTTTCTGCTGCGCGCTGCTGCTGGCGCCTTCGGCGATGGCCGCCGAGACCCTCAAGTACGTCGCGCTGGTGGATGGCGGAAAAAAGGCGGGCGAACAGACGGTCACCACCGGCGATGACGGCGTCACCCGGGTGGACTTCATCTTCAAGGACAACGGCCGCGGGCCGGAGCTGAAGGAGGAGTACCGGCTCGGCGCGGACGGCACCTTCCAGCGTTACCAGGTGAAGGGAGTCTCGACCTTCGGCGCGCCGGTGGACGAGACGTTCAGCCGTGACGGCGATCGCGGCCAGTGGAAGAGCACGTCCGACAGCGGCACGCATGCCTTCACCGGTACGGCGCTGTACACGCCTCTCGGCGGTACGCCGGCCACGACGTCCGTCGCACTGGCGGCGCTGGCCAAGCGCCCGGACGGCCGGTTGCCGCTGGTGCCGAGCGGCACGCTGACGCAACGCAAGCTCGCATCGATGGACATCCGCAGCGGTGCGCAGTCGCGCACGGTCGACCTGCTGGCGTTGACCGGCATCGGCTTCACGCCGTCGTTCGTGTGGGTGACGCGCGACGCCGAACCGCGCATGTTCGCCTTCATCTATCCGGGCTTCCTCCAGCTGATCGAAGACGGTTGGCAGGGCAGCGCCAACGCGCTGGAAACACGCCAGAAGACCGCCGAACGCGAGGCGCTGGTGGCGATGCAGCAACGCCTGGCGCATCCGTTGCCGGGCACCACGCTGATCCGCAACGCGCGGGTCTTCGACAGCGAGCGGGCGGTGCTGGGCGCGGCGTCGGACGTGGTCGTGCGCGACGGCAGGATCCTGTCGGTGTCGCCCGTGGGCGGGTCGAAGGTCGCCGCCGACGCGGTGGTGGACGCGGGCAACCGCGTGCTGCTGCCGGGGCTCTTCGACATGCATGCGCACGTCGGTGGCTGGGATGGCGGGCTCCAGATCGCGGCGGGCGTCACCAGCGTGCGGGACATGGGCAACGACAACGGGACCCTGCAGGAACTGATCGGGCAGGAGAAGGACGGCTCCCTGCTGCTTCCCCGGATCATCCCGGCAGGGTTCATCGAAGGGGAAGGCGAGCACTCCGCGCGCAACGGGTTCGTGGTGAAGGACCTGGCCGGCGCGAAGCGGGCCATCGACTGGTATGCCGACCACGGTTACCCGCAGATCAAGATCTACAACTCGTTCCCGAAGGCGATCCTGCGCGACACCACCGCGTACGCGCACCAGCGCGGCCTGCGGGTCAGCGGCCACGTGCCCGCCTTCCTGCGCGCGCAGGACGTGGTGGAACAGGGCTATGACGAGATCCAGCACATCAACCAGCTGCTGCTGAACTTCTTCGTCACCCCCGAGACCGACACGCGCACGCTGGCGCGCTTCTACCTGGTCGCGGAGAAGACCGATGGCCTGGACCTCGACAGCAAGCCGGTGCAGGACTTCATCGCGGAACTGGCGAAGAAGCAGATCGTGATCGATCCCACGCTGGCGACGTTCGAATTCTTCCACCAGCGCGAAGGACAGCTGTCGCCGATCGTGGCGGATATCGCCGACCACCTGCCGCCGGACGTGCAGCGCGGCCGGCGTGCGGCGGAGATGGACATCAAGGACGACGAGACCGGTGCGCGCTACAAGCGCAGCTTCGACAAGCTGGTGGAATTCACGGGGCGCATGTACCGGGCCGGCGTGCCGATCGTCGCGGGGACCGACGAACTGCCCGGCTTCACCCTCCAGCGAGAACTGGAACTGTACGTGCAGGCCGGCCTGACGCCCGCGCAGGTGCTGCAGGTGGCGACCTGGAACGGCGCCAAGTACTCGCGCACGCTGGAGGAGGCGGGCTCCATCACGCCCGGCAAGCGCGCGGACCTGGTGCTGGTGGATGGCGACCCGACGACGGACATCGCCGACGTGCGCAAGCTGGCGCTGGTGATCAAGGGCGGGCAGGCGTACTACCCGGCGGAGATCCACGAGGCACTGGGCATCGGCCCCTTCACCACGCCGGTGAAGCTGCAGCCCGTGCGGTGA
- a CDS encoding M3 family metallopeptidase, whose translation MTTRLAIALAATLGLAMPAYSQAATPATQAAQAANPFFAESPLPLHYPQFDKIKDSDFAPAFDAGMAEQLKEMDAIANNPAAPTFENTIIAMEKSGQVLDRATTVFFNLVGTDTNDARNKLRADYSARFAAHGDAISLNPKLFARIKALFEKRNDLGLDAEGVRLIERYHTSFVRSGANLNDADKATLKTMNGELASLATTFSDNVLKDVNASAVVVDDVKQLDGLTEAQIATAADVAKKRGLEGKYVLTLLNTTGQPPESQLTDRALRQRLHEASVARGSHGGEFDTTALVSRIMKLRADRAKLLGYPNHAAYGLEDQTARTPEAVNAMLGKLAPAAVANAKREAADLQAMIDQEQKAKGQPTFALEPWDWAFYSEKVRAAKYNFDESQLKPYFEMKNVLENGVFFAANQLYGLTFKERTDLPKYHADTWTYDVFNADGSPLAIFIFDPYARDSKRGGAWMNSYVSQSGLSGDKPVVANHLNVPKPPAGEPTLMTWDEVTTTFHEFGHALHGMFSDVKYPYFSGTSVPRDFVEYPSQVNEMWADWPSILANYAKHHKTGEPLPQALLDKVIAASKFNEGFKTTEYLGAAMLDQRWHQITADQVPAAAGVMKFEAAALTADGINYAPVPPRYKTPYFSHIMGGYSAGYYAYIWSEVLDANSVEWFKSHGGLKRENGDHFRKTLLSQGGSQDAMKLFRDFAGHDPKIEPLLEKRGLTAPAAAPAAKQVK comes from the coding sequence ATGACCACCCGCCTCGCCATCGCGCTCGCCGCGACCCTCGGACTCGCCATGCCCGCCTACAGCCAGGCCGCCACGCCGGCCACCCAGGCCGCCCAGGCCGCCAATCCCTTCTTCGCCGAAAGCCCGCTGCCGCTGCACTACCCGCAGTTCGACAAGATCAAGGACAGCGATTTCGCACCCGCCTTCGATGCCGGCATGGCCGAGCAGCTGAAGGAAATGGACGCCATCGCCAACAACCCGGCCGCGCCCACCTTCGAGAACACCATCATCGCGATGGAGAAGAGCGGCCAGGTGCTGGACCGCGCCACCACCGTGTTCTTCAACCTGGTGGGGACCGACACCAACGACGCGCGCAACAAGCTGCGCGCGGACTACTCGGCCAGGTTCGCCGCCCACGGCGATGCCATCAGCCTGAATCCGAAGCTGTTCGCGCGCATCAAGGCGCTGTTCGAAAAGCGCAACGACCTGGGCCTGGACGCCGAGGGCGTGCGCCTGATCGAGCGTTACCACACCAGCTTCGTGCGCTCGGGCGCTAACCTCAACGACGCCGACAAGGCGACGCTGAAGACGATGAACGGCGAACTGGCTTCGCTGGCCACGACCTTCAGCGACAACGTGCTGAAGGACGTGAACGCCTCGGCCGTGGTCGTGGACGACGTGAAGCAGCTCGACGGCCTGACCGAAGCGCAGATCGCCACCGCTGCCGACGTCGCCAAGAAGCGCGGCCTGGAAGGCAAGTACGTGCTGACCCTGCTGAACACCACCGGCCAGCCGCCGGAATCGCAGTTGACCGACCGCGCGCTGCGCCAGCGCCTGCACGAGGCCTCGGTCGCGCGCGGCAGCCATGGCGGCGAATTCGACACCACCGCACTGGTCTCGCGCATCATGAAGTTGCGCGCCGACCGCGCGAAGCTGCTCGGCTATCCCAACCACGCCGCCTACGGCCTGGAAGACCAGACCGCGCGCACGCCGGAAGCGGTGAACGCGATGCTGGGCAAGCTGGCGCCGGCCGCCGTGGCCAACGCCAAGCGCGAGGCCGCCGACCTGCAGGCCATGATCGACCAGGAGCAGAAGGCCAAGGGCCAGCCGACCTTCGCGCTGGAACCGTGGGACTGGGCGTTCTACTCCGAGAAGGTCCGCGCCGCGAAGTACAACTTCGACGAGTCGCAGCTCAAGCCGTACTTCGAGATGAAGAACGTGCTGGAGAACGGCGTGTTCTTCGCCGCCAACCAGCTGTACGGCCTGACCTTCAAGGAACGCACGGACCTGCCGAAGTATCACGCCGACACCTGGACCTACGATGTGTTCAACGCCGACGGTTCGCCGCTGGCGATCTTCATCTTCGACCCGTACGCGCGCGACTCCAAACGCGGCGGCGCGTGGATGAACTCCTACGTGTCGCAGTCGGGCCTGAGCGGCGACAAGCCGGTGGTCGCCAACCACCTGAACGTACCGAAGCCGCCGGCGGGCGAACCCACGCTGATGACGTGGGACGAAGTGACCACCACGTTCCATGAGTTCGGCCACGCGCTGCACGGCATGTTCTCCGACGTGAAGTACCCGTACTTCAGCGGCACCAGCGTGCCGCGCGACTTCGTCGAGTACCCGTCGCAGGTCAACGAGATGTGGGCCGATTGGCCGTCGATCCTGGCCAACTACGCCAAGCACCACAAGACCGGCGAGCCGCTGCCGCAGGCGCTGCTGGACAAGGTGATCGCTGCTTCCAAGTTCAACGAAGGCTTCAAGACCACCGAGTACTTGGGCGCCGCGATGCTGGACCAGCGTTGGCACCAGATCACCGCCGACCAGGTCCCCGCCGCCGCCGGCGTGATGAAGTTCGAAGCCGCCGCGCTGACCGCCGACGGCATCAACTACGCACCGGTGCCGCCGCGCTACAAGACGCCCTACTTCAGCCACATCATGGGCGGTTACTCGGCCGGCTACTACGCGTACATCTGGTCCGAAGTGCTGGACGCCAACAGCGTGGAGTGGTTCAAGAGCCACGGTGGCCTGAAGCGCGAGAACGGCGACCATTTCCGTAAGACGCTGCTCTCGCAGGGCGGCAGCCAGGACGCGATGAAGTTGTTCCGCGACTTCGCCGGCCACGATCCGAAGATCGAGCCGCTGCTGGAGAAGCGCGGCCTGACGGCACCGGCAGCTGCGCCGGCGGCCAAGCAGGTCAAGTAA
- a CDS encoding DnaJ C-terminal domain-containing protein, with protein sequence MQFKDYYAVLGVEPSAGDAEIKTAYRRLARKYHPDVSKEAGAEDQFKAVNEAYEALRDPQKRAAYDQLRARGYRPGEEFRPPPDFGRGGPGSQEFDFEEIFGGAGGGGGGAGFSDFFEGLFGRRGRAEQPSQRGPQGPRDSRAKLAVPLQAVHDGGSVRVNVNGRQLDVRVPTGVKPGQVIRLAGQGSQGGNLLLEVEYAPHPQFEVDGRNIIHVLALTPWQAALGASLSVPTLGGAVELKIPPDSDSGRKLRLRGRGLPGTPPGDQIVELEITAPRAETDEQRKAYAALASAFGE encoded by the coding sequence ATGCAGTTCAAAGACTATTACGCGGTGCTGGGCGTGGAACCTTCGGCCGGTGACGCGGAGATCAAGACCGCCTACCGGCGCCTTGCCCGCAAATACCATCCGGATGTCAGCAAGGAAGCCGGCGCCGAGGATCAGTTCAAGGCCGTGAACGAGGCCTACGAGGCGCTGCGCGATCCGCAGAAGCGCGCCGCGTACGACCAGCTGCGCGCGCGTGGCTACCGTCCCGGCGAAGAATTCCGTCCGCCGCCTGATTTCGGGCGCGGCGGGCCGGGCTCGCAGGAGTTCGATTTCGAAGAGATCTTCGGCGGCGCGGGCGGCGGCGGGGGCGGTGCGGGCTTCAGCGATTTCTTCGAAGGCCTGTTCGGCCGGCGCGGCCGCGCCGAGCAACCTTCGCAACGCGGACCCCAGGGGCCGCGCGATTCGCGGGCCAAGCTCGCGGTGCCGCTGCAGGCGGTGCATGACGGCGGCAGCGTGCGCGTCAACGTCAACGGTCGCCAGCTCGATGTCCGGGTGCCGACCGGGGTGAAGCCGGGCCAGGTCATCCGGCTTGCCGGGCAGGGCAGCCAGGGCGGCAACCTGCTGCTGGAAGTGGAGTACGCGCCGCATCCCCAATTCGAGGTCGACGGCCGCAACATCATCCACGTGTTGGCGCTGACGCCGTGGCAGGCCGCGCTGGGCGCTTCGCTCAGCGTGCCAACGCTGGGCGGTGCGGTGGAGCTGAAGATCCCGCCGGATTCGGATTCCGGGCGCAAGCTGCGCCTGCGTGGCCGCGGCCTGCCGGGCACGCCGCCGGGCGACCAGATCGTCGAACTGGAAATCACCGCGCCGCGCGCGGAGACCGACGAACAACGCAAGGCGTACGCCGCCTTGGCCAGCGCGTTCGGCGAATGA
- a CDS encoding peroxiredoxin — protein sequence MSIQVGERIPEVTLKRIREGVETVDTIALFDGRKAVLFAVPGAFTPTCSEKHLPSYVQHFEEFRKRGIEVFCVSVNDPFVMQAWGKTQHVPDGLQMLADGNADLAKALGLEMDASAYGMGVRAKRFSLYAEDGVVKHVFVEAPGEYKVSGAEHMLEQLG from the coding sequence ATGAGCATCCAGGTTGGCGAGCGCATTCCCGAAGTGACCCTCAAGCGCATCCGCGAGGGCGTGGAGACGGTGGACACCATCGCCCTGTTCGATGGCCGCAAGGCGGTGCTGTTCGCCGTGCCCGGCGCGTTCACCCCGACCTGCTCCGAGAAGCACCTGCCGAGCTACGTGCAGCACTTCGAGGAATTCCGCAAGCGCGGCATCGAGGTGTTCTGCGTGTCGGTGAACGACCCGTTCGTGATGCAGGCCTGGGGCAAGACCCAGCACGTGCCCGACGGCCTGCAGATGCTGGCCGACGGCAACGCCGACCTGGCCAAGGCATTGGGCCTCGAGATGGACGCCAGCGCCTACGGCATGGGCGTGCGCGCCAAGCGCTTCTCCCTGTATGCGGAAGACGGCGTGGTGAAGCACGTCTTCGTCGAAGCGCCGGGCGAATACAAGGTCTCGGGTGCGGAGCACATGCTCGAGCAGCTTGGCTGA